A part of Aegilops tauschii subsp. strangulata cultivar AL8/78 chromosome 2, Aet v6.0, whole genome shotgun sequence genomic DNA contains:
- the LOC109769891 gene encoding probable alpha-glucosidase Os06g0675700: protein MTGGSLETDNQLHVRITDADHQRWEVPQDVIPRPEPALEDVLLHSSGMSNASLPGSSTMSSESSDLTFTIHTVPFRFTVSRRSTGDVLFDTSATLVFKNRYLEVTSALPARGASLCGLGEQTKRTFRLQQNDTFTIWNEDLERSDLLDINLYSSHPFYMDVRPGGAAHGVLLLNTNGMDIKYGGSYITYKVIGGVLDFYFFAGPSPLAVVDQYTQLIGRPAPMPYWSFGFHQCRYGYKSVADLEGVVAGYAKAKIPLESIWSDIDYMDGYQDFTLDPVNYPAKLLRPFVDRLHNNSQKYVVIIDPAIKKEAAPPQNESVGLFLQRNGTNYVGRVWPGEVYYPDFMNPRTAEYWAQKISEFRRTIPADGLWCDMNEPSNFKAWEPLNEYDDSPYRINNTGIHRNLNNKTVPVSAVHFNGVLEYDAHNLYGLLESRATHDALLKDTARRPFVLSRATFVGSGRYTAHWTGDNAARWDELAHSINTILSFGLFGIPMMGADICGFNGNTTQELCSRWIQLGAFYPFARAHAEKTTVRRELYVWESTAQSARKALGMRYRMLPYMYTLMYEAHATGSPITRPLFFSYPQDADTYGVDRQFLLGRGVLVSPVLEPGATTVGAYFPAGRWFSLHDHSPAITLQTGKRVTLPAPADSANVHLAGGNILPLQQPGLTTSATRQSEFHLLVALAENGTASGELFLDDGESPEMGGMGGNWTLVRFGCNTEDSKGIITTTVSSNVVQNSYALSRTLVIGKVIFMGLPSPPKGFTVYVNGAELKAAGTKSRTNGVFSVSGLSLVIGQQFEIKVVMSH, encoded by the exons ATGACCGGGGGCAGCCTAGAGACGGACAACCAGCTCCACGTGCGCATCACCGACGCCGATCATCAGCGGTGGGAGGTCCCCCAGGACGTCATCCCACGCCCAGAGCCGGCGCTGGAAGATGTCTTGCTACATTCCTCGGGCATGAGCAATGCTTCCTTGCCCGGCAGCAGCACCATGTCCAGCGAGTCTTCAGACCTGACCTTCACCATCCACACCGTCCCGTTCCGCTTCACCGTCTCCCGCCGCTCCACCGGCGACGTCCTCTTCGACACCTCCGCCACACTCGTCTTCAAGAACCG GTACTTGGAGGTGACGTCGGCGCTGCCAGCCAGGGGGGCATCTTTGTGCGGGCTGGGGGAGCAGACAAAACGGACATTCCGGCTCCAACAGAACGACACGTTCACGATCTGGAACGAGGACCTGGAGAGGTCGGACCTACTGGACATCAACCTCTACAGCTCGCACCCATTCTACATGGACGTGCGCCCCGGCGGCGCTGCGCACGGCGTGCTCCTCCTCAACACCAACGGGATGGACATAAAGTACGGCGGGTCCTACATCACCTACAAGGTCATTGGCGGCGTGCTCGACTTCTACTTCTTCGCCGGGCCCTCCCCGCTCGCCGTCGTCGACCAGTACACCCAGCTCATCGGCCGCCCTGCCCCCATGCCGTACTGGTCATTCGGGTTCCACCAGTGCAGGTATGGGTACAAGAGTGTGGCTGATCTCGAGGGTGTGGTCGCCGGTTATGCCAAGGCCAAGATCCCACTGGAGTCGATTTGGTCCGACATCGACTACATGGACGGTTACCAGGACTTCACACTAGATCCAGTGAACTACCCGGCGAAACTGCTCCGGCCGTTTGTCGACCGGCTCCACAATAACAGCCAGAAATACGTGGTCATCATAGACCCGGCGATCAAAAAAGAAGCAGCACCTCCGCAAAATGAGTCCGTGGGTCTGTTCCTCCAGCGAAACGGCACCAACTATGTCGGCCGGGTGTGGCCAGGCGAGGTCTACTACCCGGACTTCATGAACCCACGCACTGCTGAGTACTGGGCGCAGAAGATCTCTGAGTTCCGTCGAACCATCCCCGCCGACGGGCTGTGGTGCGACATGAACGAGCCCTCCAACTTCAAGGCCTGGGAGCCGCTCAACGAGTACGACGACTCGCCCTACCGCATCAACAACACCGGCATTCACCGTAACCTTAATAACAAGACCGTGCCTGTCTCCGCGGTGCACTTCAATGGCGTGTTGGAGTATGACGCGCACAACCTCTACGGCCTCCTCGAGTCCCGGGCCACACATGATGCTCTTCTCAAGGACACGGCGCGCCGCCCCTTCGTGCTCAGTCGCGCCACGTTCGTCGGCTCGGGGCGCTACACCGCTCACTGGACCGGCGACAATGCCGCACGGTGGGACGAGCTTGCGCATTCCATCAACACTATCCTTAGCTTTGGACTCTTCGGCATCCCCATGATGGGCGCCGACATCTGTGGCTTCAACGGCAACACGACCCAGGAGCTCTGCAGCCGTTGGATCCAGCTTGGTGCATTCTACCCGTTCGCGAGGGCCCACGCAGAGAAGACAACCGTCCGGCGAGAGCTCTACGTGTGGGAGTCAACGGCACAGTCTGCGAGGAAGGCATTGGGGATGCGGTACCGGATGCTCCCCTACATGTACACGCTCATGTACGAGGCGCACGCAACAGGGTCACCCATAACGCGCCCGCTCTTCTTCTCCTACCCTCAGGACGCCGACACCTACGGCGTGGACAGGCAGTTCCTGCTAGGCCGTGGCGTGCTTGTCTCTCCGGTGTTGGAGCCGGGCGCCACCACTGTGGGCGCCTATTTCCCGGCCGGTCGGTGGTTTAGTCTTCACGACCACTCCCCCGCCATCACCTTGCAGACCGGCAAGCGCGTGACGCTCCCGGCGCCAGCGGACTCGGCAAACGTGCACCTTGCCGGCGGCAACATACTACCGCTGCAGCAGCCAGGCCTTACCACGTCGGCCACACGCCAAAGCGAGTTCCACCTCCTTGTAGCGCTCGCGGAGAATGGCACCGCCAGCGGTGAGCTGTTCTTGGATGATGGCGAGTCGCCGGAGATGGGCGGCATGGGAGGCAATTGGACGCTGGTGAGGTTTGGCTGCAACACGGAGGATAGCAAGGGCATCATCACGACCACGGTGAGTTCCAATGTGGTGCAGAACTCGTACGCACTGAGCCGGACTCTGGTCATCGGCAAGGTGATATTCATGGGGCTCCCGTCGCCACCAAAGGGGTTCACCGTCTATGTGAACGGCGCTGAGCTCAAGGCAGCCGGCACCAAGTCCCGAACGAATGGAGTGTTCAGCGTCAGTGGGCTGTCGTTGGTCATCGGACAGCAGTTCGAGATCAAGGTCGTCATGTCCCATTAA